The Anopheles merus strain MAF chromosome 2L, AmerM5.1, whole genome shotgun sequence genome has a segment encoding these proteins:
- the LOC121593378 gene encoding uncharacterized protein LOC121593378 produces MFKLVVVILCFATLLVSTGSALKKDEYEINIKHGTFAVHQLHVNADRTGTSRSVPLAPTIAPGSASQENVQQRNEQFFGAVNAERGNVGTDGGANSGSDGGADGGERISTTLAAAKPTVQSEVKSSIKSIDFNAVSPGLEEVPLQATVFQSSSQGRGQNRVLSYQSVEYYPPEESIPEQDAIVKPISAQDFYNTPQLRERGPVLFATEATTTTTTAPTTAKPPGKVLKSIPKSAVEENEEIYLLLKYENPRKKSESVEQMNSNNETGDKKTVSENRERKGAVESSRARTAPQNTRGSAGSRKRPQAEEGRQPDDFLPESIRGGGSFTTVGYFVSDSQVTTSATPVSTSTKSSETGSSSSNRVSAPSKLRNSYGDYLSADFKDFEESIRPIVENVEETPETETAEEAEEGNEESGASAPVNIDANMDISEMARILANRQGGLTISEFNLLFKDYLKKEFTEQDLEDFTKLEKAQQEQPKEVSPSQDPTKSFDIRAENGKKSAKNSAASLPGPTAAQKKQLDQLKVLINKGSLKPGRKDAKVVKIGYGGSKSYQGVYKSQKFLEKVKSERNPLLSDGLWGGLEYRQAQPVREIGPMAYVDNPVFGFVPGGRPRAVLKEGPNGGQSYVKFQKIS; encoded by the exons ATGTTTAAG CTGGTGGTGGTCATACTGTGCTTCGCCACACTGCTGGTTTCCACCGGGAGTGCACTGAAGAAAGACGAGTATGAGATCAATATCAAGCACGGCACGTTTGCCGTCCACCAGCTGCACGTGAACGCGGACCGAACGGGCACGTCGCGCTCGGTACCGCTAGCGCCCACGATTGCCCCCGGTAGTGCGAGTCAAGAAAATGTCCAACAGCGCAATGAACAGTTCTTTGGTGCGGTGAACGCAGAACGGGGCAATGTGGGGACGGACGGTGGTGCTAATAGTGgtagtgatggtggtgctgatGGTGGCGAGCGAATCTCCACCACGCTGGCCGCTGCAAAGCCGACGGTACAGAGTGAAGTGAAGTCCTCGATCAAGAGCATAGACTTTAATGCCGTGTCCCCGGGGCTGGAGGAGGTGCCCCTGCAGGCGACCGTGTTCCAGAGCAGCAGCCAGGGACGCGGTCAGAACCGTGTCTTGTCGTACCAATCGGTGGAGTACTATCCGCCGGAGGAATCAATCCCGGAACAGGACGCGATTGTGAAACCGATCAGTGCGCAAGACTTTTACAACACTCCTCAGCTGCGAGAGCGAGGACCGGTGCTGTTTGCGACCGAAGCGACCACGACTACGACAACCGCGCCAACGACGGCGAAGCCTCCGGGCAAAGTGCTGAAATCGATTCCCAAGTCTGCTGTGGAGGAAAACGAAGAGATCTATCTGTTGCTGAAGTACGAGAATCCTCGAAAGAAATCGGAGAGTGTGGAACAAATGAACTCTAATAACGAAACAGGAGACAAGAAAACAGTGAGTGAAAATCGTGAACGAAAGGGTGCGGTTGAATCATCGCGTGCAAGAACTGCCCCGCAGAACACGCGTGGAAGTGCAGGCTCGCGCAAAAGACCACAGGCTGAAGAAGGTCGTCAGCCCGATGACTTCCTACCGGAAAGCATCCGTGGTGGTGGAAGTTTCACGACTGTAGGTTACTTTGTAAGTGATTCCCAAGTGACCACCTCGGCGACACCCGTGTCAACTTCAACCAAGAGCTCCGAAACGGGAAGCAGCTCTTCGAACCGTGTGTCTGCTCCAAGCAAACTGCGCAACAGTTACGGTGATTACTTGAGTGCTGATTTTAAGGACTTTGAAGAGTCCATCCGTCCGATTGTGGAAAATGTTGAAGAAACGCCCGAAACTGAAACGGCGGAAGAGGCGGAGGAAGGCAATGAGGAAAGTGGTGCCAGTGCTCCAGTGAATATCGATGCCAACATGGACATTAGCGAGATGGCGCGCATTCTGGCCAACCGGCAAGGTGGCCTTACCATATCGGAGTTCAATCTGCTGTTCAAGGACTATCTGAAGAAGGAGTTCACGGAGCAGGATCTGGAAGATTTTACCAAGCTCGAGAAAGCTCAGCAAGAACAACCGAAGGAAGTGTCCCCGAGCCAAGATCCAACGAAATCGTTCGACATACGGgcagaaaatgggaaaaagagTGCCAAAAACAGTGCTGCTAGCTTGCCAGGACCCACGGCGGCACAGAAGAAACAGCTCGACCAGCTGAAGGTGCTCATCAACAAGGGTTCACTGAAGCCTGGGCGCAAAGACGCTAAGGTGGTCAAGATCGGGTACGGTGGATCGAAATCGTACCAGGGGGTGTACAAATCGCAAAAGTTCCTGGAGAAAGTGAAATCCGAGCGCAATCCACTGCTGTCCGATGGGTTGTGGGGAGGGCTGGAGTACAGACAGGCCCAACCGGTGCGGGAAATAGGACCGATGGCTTACGTGGATAATcctgtgtttggttttgttcctGGCGGTAGGCCACGTGCCGTACTGAAGGAAGGACCTAACGGAGGCCAGAGCTACGTGAAGTTCCAAAAGATCAGTTAA
- the LOC121593799 gene encoding cilia- and flagella-associated protein 251-like: MAKILVILSVLLVLGAAAPQSQQPKAGTPLQQRKTKMDWEQLTNTIEEVFGITAEGKQKDEQEASDQGEQEASEQDEQEAADERKREFFDRQQEKKDSALEEREERNREAVGRAQGRLPARELHRRKQASGQKTLEGNKKQQQSRSQEEEQGEKKDRYFNDFPLYEFSYGVHDPATGDKKEQWEKRVGDHVKGKYTLDQPDGTKRVVEYEADDRNGFEAVVKEIDRIDERNRGDVRWGHADGQVAQSYSKLKKVD; the protein is encoded by the exons ATGGCAAAG ATTTTGGTGATTCTGTCTGTGCTGCTTGTGCTGGGAGCAGCCGCTCCACAGTCCCAGCAGCCCAAGGCGGGCACTCCGCTGCAGCAGCGCAAAACCAAGATGGACTGGGAGCAGCTAACGAACACGATCGAGGAAGTGTTTGGCATTACAGCGGAAGGCAAGCAAAAGGACGAGCAGGAGGCTTCCGACCAGGGTGAACAGGAGGCTTCCGAGCAGGATGAACAGGAGGCTGCCGATGAGCGCAAGCGTGAATTCTTCGACCGACAACAGGAAAAGAAGGATTCGGCGTTGGAAGAGCGCGAGGAGCGCAATCGTGAAGCAGTTGGGCGTGCCCAAGGACGTCTCCCAGCACGTGAGCTTCATCGCCGAAAGCAAGCCAGCGGGCAGAAGACGCTCGAAGGCaacaagaaacaacaacagtcTCGTTCGCAGGAAGAGGAGCAGGGTGAGAAGAAGGATCGTTACTTCAACGATTTCCCGCTGTACGAGTTTTCGTACGGTGTGCACGATCCGGCCACAGGAGATAAGAAGGAGCAGTGGGAAAAGCGTGTCGGTGATCATGTGAAAGGGAAGTATACGCTCGATCAGCCCGATGGAACGAAGCGGGTGGTGGAGTATGAAGCCGACGATAGGAACGGGTTCGAGGCTGTGGTGAAGGAGATCGATCGTATAGATGAGAGGAACCGGGGAGATGTTCGCTGGGGACATGCCGATGGCCAGGTGGCTCAAAGCTATAGCAAGCTGAAGAAGGTGGATTAA
- the LOC121593497 gene encoding larval cuticle protein A1A-like, producing MLWGCRYQSRVVLASYHNCRNMKFLALFVSLELLCFAYALDTKLSEERKLISYETKVFHKIPEHTIVEEKIEELKKISPIEKKETIFEEKSSVPSYEFGYGVKDPISGDHKDQWEKRQGGHVKGAYRFDESDGTQRIVEYEASGKKGFEATVKNVEKKVEGTEEVPSIDEKKKEGKVAHSYSYLKRTGH from the exons ATGCTGTGGGGATGCCGATATCAGTCTCGAGTAGTTCTAGCATCTTATCACAACTGTAGAAACATGAAG TTCCTAGCCTTGTTCGTCTCTTTGGAGCTGTTATGCTTCGCCTACGCTCTGGATACAAAACTGTCCGAAGAACGCAAACTAATCTCATACGAAACAAAAGTCTTCCACAAAATCCCCGAGCACACCATTGTGGAGGAAAAAATCGAAGAACTGAAAAAGATTTCGCCAATcgagaagaaagaaacgatCTTTGAGGAAAAGTCGTCTGTTCCGAGCTATGAGTTTGGTTACGGCGTGAAAGATCCAATCAGCGGCGATCATAAAGATCAGTGGGAAAAGCGCCAGGGTGGTCATGTGAAGGGAGCGTATCGATTTGACGAGTCCGATGGTACGCAGCGCATTGTGGAGTACGAAGCAAGCGGCAAGAAAGGGTTCGAAGCGACGGTTAAGAACGTTGAGAAGAAGGTGGAAGGCACCGAGGAAGTTCCGTCGATCGatgaaaagaagaaggagggcAAGGTGGCTCACAGCTACAGCTATCTGAAGAGAACTGGCCACTAA
- the LOC121592851 gene encoding neurofilament light polypeptide-like — MSSAKVLLLVGAVMLFGLSGSAAQTTVDKESPKENVTEAATVAEPELSTERFNASRVLSAIRAEIERRRSERREKTLQRAQELREQILQTLDNLSERRREFELRRQETLQDAEALREARRQDMEARRVGRLPQRERERVNQARLEKLTEQTTPEENEIEEDAIDGIAGGSGEATEGVQRVRNLLLIEEADGNLRLIDLDTEEGQQFVLNGGPKRGQSGEVAAEKEKEGEEAEQEREGEEEEEEQEASKRKLKTGQI, encoded by the exons ATGTCCAGCGCAAAG GTTCTTCTATTGGTTGGCGCGGTGATGCTGTTTGGGCTTAGTGGATCAGCGGCTCAGACGACTGTTGACAAGGAAAGCCCAAAGGAAAACGTCACCGAGGCAGCAACCGTTGCGGAGCCGGAACTGTCCACGGAGCGATTCAACGCTAGCCGCGTGCTTAGTGCGATCCGAGCGGAAATCGAGCGACGTCGCAGCGAGCGCCGGGAAAAGACGCTCCAGCGCGCTCAGGAACTTCGCGAGCAGATCCTGCAAACGCTGGACAACTTGAGCGAACGCCGACGGGAGTTCGAGCTGCGTCGACAGGAAACCCTGCAGGATGCCGAAGCACTCCGCGAGGCACGCCGCCAGGACATGGAGGCGCGTCGCGTCGGCCGGCTGCCGCAGCGTGAACGCGAGCGTGTCAACCAGGCCCGGCTGGAGAAGCTGACCGAGCAGACCACGCCGGAGGAGAACGAGATCGAGGAGGATGCGATCGATGGCATCGCCGGGGGCAGTGGGGAGGCTACGGAAGGGGTACAGCGCGTGCGCAATCTGTTGCTAATCGAGGAAGCGGACGGTAACTTGCGACTGATCGATTTGGACACCGAGGAAGGGCAACAGTTTGTGCTGAACGGTGGCCCGAAGCGTGGGCAGAGTGGCGAGGTCGCCGCTgagaaggaaaaggaaggCGAAGAAGCCGAGCAAGAGCGGGAaggagaggaggaggaggaggagcaggaggcGAGCAAGCGGAAACTCAAGACTGGACAGATTTAG
- the LOC121592311 gene encoding larval cuticle protein A2B-like, whose amino-acid sequence MPAQLQLQQSVLHRLIPLLVLVSIAASLPAIRPGPNTIADINQHRTRTRETLIQHTPRYEFAYGVKDPITGDHKDRWEKRDGDRVQGVYMLEEPDGTQRIVEYEADGVHGFRAIVTNVPLAKGIRTPHDTIAHSYNMLHATT is encoded by the coding sequence ATGCCGGCCcaactgcagctgcagcaaagTGTCCTGCATCGATTGATTccactgctggtgctggtatCGATCGCTGCCAGCCTCCCAGCCATACGCCCCGGACCGAACACCATCGCCGACATCAATCAGCACCGCACGCGCACACGGGAAACGCTCATCCAGCACACCCCCCGGTACGAGTTCGCGTACGGCGTGAAGGACCCAATTACGGGCGATCACAAAGATCGGTGGGAGAAGCGGGACGGCGACCGGGTGCAGGGTGTGTACATGCTCGAGGAGCCCGACGGGACGCAGCGCATTGTGGAGTACGAGGCCGACGGTGTGCACGGCTTCCGGGCGATCGTCACCAACGTGCCGCTGGCCAAGGGCATCCGTACGCCGCACGACACGATCGCGCACAGCTACAACATGCTGCACGCCACCACCTAG